DNA sequence from the Anser cygnoides isolate HZ-2024a breed goose chromosome 7, Taihu_goose_T2T_genome, whole genome shotgun sequence genome:
GGCCGGCACACGACTACCAGAGGAGGCCGGCGGGGGCGGCACTGCGGGGCGCTGCCCGCCCGCACGGCGCGGCCACGTGTAGCGGCggcagccgcccccccgccgcgggcCCGCCGGCAcgcacggccccgccgcgggccgcccccgggccgcccgccgccccaGCGCCCCATAaaggcggcggcgcggcgcggagcGGGCTCCAGAGCAGCCGGCGGCCGCGCTGCCCCATGCACTGCAGCAGGTAagcgccgcccgccccctccccgcacaCGTCGCGTGTGTGCGCGCCCCCCTCGCCTGCTTGCGCTCGGGTGTGCTCTCGGCGTGTGCCTGCGGCCCCGCGGGAGGAGGCGAGCAAAGAGGTGGGTGGAAGGAACGTCGAGCTTCGTCCCTGCGGGGAATGAAACCTCAAAACTTGCGCTGCGCCCCTCCGGTTTTAGAGGACTCCCACTGCACAAGCACCGCTGCTTTTGCACGTCAATGCCGCTGAGCCCCCGTCCTCTTGAGCTCGGGGATCATCTTTGCCTCTTCTTGCAGCCTGGCTTctcagctgtgctttttttttttacatgctgaAAAACCTTAGGAGCATTTACCCAAGGAGCTGGTGGTGAAAATTATGGGGAGAAAATAGACCTGTTCCtcctaaaagcaaaacagatctCGATAAATTTGATGCTGGTACTCCCCTACCTATTATGGTAAATACTGCcacaatagcaaaaaaaaaaaatagcaaggagAAGAATGAAGAGGTCAGTGcagattctgctttttttggcaGTGCCTTGGAACCCCAGTGAGAACACTGGGAAGGAGAAAGCCATTTAAGTGACAAAGCAAATGCCTTTGCTTCCCATGACTCAACAAAAACCCATGTTtccagcaaggactgcatcttTATCAGGAGAGATCTTTATCAATCCTTTATCAGTACTGCAGTTGAACCCCACTTCCATAAATATTCATGCCAAATGGCTTTGAATGGGCCATGTTTTTGCAAAGTAATTGTGATTTTTCAACATCTGGGAGAGAGGTTTAGGAATAAATCTTTACAAGTAAAGCTGTAATATTCTTATAGAATGCTTACAGTAGGGTTTAGGCATGGACTTGAGGGATTATAAAGGATGTTTTTAAGACAGTTCTTGGAGCACACAGAGGTGAATAAATAAAGTTCTCCTCTCCCTAtattcttttccccatttcctcAGCAGTCAATGTTAACGGTGAAAACTAGCTTTCTTAATTAGACCTGGGTTAGTAGctcatagaaaatatttctgaaggtgCTTTGCCATTTTTGTGCACCTGAATTAACCAAAACCACATTGCCTAACAAATGCATTTATGATTGTTCTAAGCCGTAGGGTGATGGTTCTGCATCATGATATGCAGCATCCCAGTCGATACTCTGATGGAATAGGTAACTTGCTTAATATAGTGCTTTCTGTGCTCAGAGATGAAGCAGCTGATCCAGCTTGCTGGAATTTTAAGACCTAGCTCAGAGTCTCTAAAAGGGAAACTAAATTTAAAGTGGATGAGCACTTCACTGCAGCTAGATCTGTTCTTCTGATACTAGAATGttcttttgtgtattttcaagaaaatatgtttaattaCCTGTcactaaaattcagttttcagaggTTTGGAAGAAACAAATGAGATTACGTTTGAATCAGAAGAGCTTAGAACTAGCAAGAAATGACTGAATATTCTTATTCTATTTCCTTATCTTGAACTGTCAATTTTAATTTAGGCTGCATTATTTAAAGCTGTGCAAAGAGCAGGCCATGAATAATTAAGACAGCAGATGAAACAAATATGCATTCATAAGCATTTCCCTGATGTAACAAATAATAATGCACTTCCTGCTTATTTCAGAATGATACAGATCTTGGATCCGAGACCCTTGCCAAGCTCCATCATGCCTGTGGATGTGGCCATGAGAATTTGCTTAGCCCATTCACCACCACTGAAGAGTTTTCTCAGCCCCCTTGAGGACTGTCAAAGAAACAACTTTGTTAACAGATTCAAACCTCTCAGACCATGCCTGCATGTGAAACGTGACTCCGAAGCACAGAAGACAGACTGGAACCACTCGGCAGCCCGAGCCAAGAAGCGAGTTGTGTTTGCCGACTCGAAGGGCCTGTCCCTGACGGCAATACACACCTTCTCCGAGTTCCAGGAGCACCCTGGCTGGGACCTTCAGTTTGACCTCATGGGCCTTGAAAACATAACATCTGGCCTAAAGCTACATGAGGAGAAAAACTTGATTCTGGGTTTCCCTCGGCCCTCAGCTGACTACCTGGACTTCAGGAACCGCCTGCAGAAGAACTTGGTCTGCCTGGAGAACTGCACCCTACAAGAGAAGGTGCTGTCGGGCACTGTGAAAGTAAAAAATGTGAGCTTTGAAAAAAAGGTTCAGGTTCGAATTACCTTTGATACGTGGAAGACTTACACGGACATTGAGTGTGTATACATGAACAATGTTTATGGTGATTCTGAAAATGATACCTTCTCGTTTACCATTGACTTGCCTCCTGCCATTTCCTCTCAAGAGAAGATTGAGTTTTGCATTTCTTACCAAAGTGGAGAACATACCTACTGGGACAATAACGAGGGGCAGAATTACAAGATTCTCCATGCAGAATGGAAGTCTGATGGAGTTCAGATACCATCTGCCAAGAAAGACTGTATAGATATTCAGACTCAAAGGAGAGGTCAAGAGAGAGAGCCTGATCAACTTGGCAGCCCGAGGCTGTCCAGTGGTCTCTTTCCCCAGTGGCAGAGTTTGGGTGGGATTGAAAATTCATCACCATATTGGTGATAGACACCAGCTAGGAAGCGTTCTTCCGTTTGGCGACAGAACAGTGTTAGCTTTCTGGTTCACATACTACATGACAAAACCACTTGGCAGGTTTTGTTGGCTGTCTGTACAAATCCAAATTCAGTTGTTTGTGGGATTTGTCATACCATATTATGTTACTGAAGTTCTTTGCCAAAACTTATCCTTGGAAAGAAAGATGAACAAGATGAAACCCATGTGTATGCTACCTACTCTAGAAATAGCATGCTTAAGTATatgctgcttgctttctgctgttGTCTCTCCTGAGTCACTAGGCAAGAGACTCTTGTGAGGAAGTATGGAAGGTGACAGTATCTTAGCAAGCTGTAGCAgctgtgtgtatgtgcatgagTGTGTGGGTACACAGGGATGTTACATGAACAGAACACTACAAACCATTTTGCACATGTTAGGAGTGCAGTAGAGAAGAGGTGATGCTGTCAGGACAGAGGCTCGCTATGACCTTCAACATGCTTGTAGCAGTGGCAGGTAGGAATGCATGGCTAGGATTTGTGGCTTCAGCACGGGTTAGGAAACTTATAGAGGATAACAGAAAagtgggagaaggggaagaggtaAGATGTGCTGCATAACTTGGAGATGAACAGCATTTTGATGTTGACTTTTCAAAACTGGTCTTCTAAATACCAGGGAGAGTTCTACAGGATAAAAAGGAGAACACAAAGTGACACAAAGCAAGTGGCGGAAGTAACTGCTACTTAGGGAAGACATCTCTGTCCTCATTGGCCTTGTGAATAATAAATATCCTGCATTTGAGATGAAATCTAACCTTGACTTCTACCTTCATCATCCTACTCAGCTATCAAGCAGAGGGTTTACCTTCTAATGTTATAAGAAAAatgtgccttttaaaaaaagccaCTGTACATGCCAAAAATCAAGGCTGAAACCAGGGTTAGTTCACAGAACAGACCAAGTGATTTGCAAACTTCCTAGTCCGTAGCAGCATTAGATGATTTGACTCATTGCCTGATCTGATTTCATAGCACCTGATGGTTGGGTATCCTGCTCCCTATTGCAAAGTTAGAGATAACTTTTCAAAAGTGTGTAACATAGGCAAGGTCCTTCATATTGAAGACAGTGAATTAGCTGCACTTTGTGAAAgctaatttctttaaaagagcAGGGTTGCTGCTAGTTTTCTAGAATGAATATAGGCTTGCACATAAATAGAAAACTGCTCTGTTTTATTGTACCTcatttttgaagcttttttttaaaactgctgtatATTTTGTATCTGTATGCTTGTAATTTAGCTTTCTGAATTGTCAAACTGTAAAGATGGTTTGTGTTTCATACAAGACTTGTGTAGGAAATTGTCCAGTACATGCTCAGCAGGTGTGAATACCAGCACACCTTTTAACTGTACTGAAGTAGCATTAACATGAAAATACAAGTCACgtttttttcccattgctaAGCAGTATAATATCCTGAGTCTGAAGCTACTTGCAATGCAATGAAAAGATGTATACTAAGGTGAAATAAGCTTCTTTCACTAACTGCACTTTTTCCCTATGTAACCCATGCTGTTACATGTAAACTagccattttaagaataaattgtattttgatATACCTGGTTCTTAATGAGTCAACTCAATCTGCTAAGTTCATTAACTTCTTTAAACACCTGCATTTCTGATCTAAGGTACAGCAGGTTTGTTCTGTGCCACCAGCTATTGCTAAAGCTGGCTCTGGTATGGTATCTCAGGGCAACATCTGATGTTATCCTGAAGATAAATCTCATCTCTTCACTAAATAAGATATCATCAATAGATGATATGATAAGTTGATACAACTTATGAGttgtaagttaaaaaaaaaaataaaaaaatgaaacaactgCATCCCACCAAATTTAAACAGAATAGGTTGGTTTGGCAAATCCCATGCAGGATTCTCCTGTGCTGTGGGTGAGTTTGTCTGGCAGGAGTCTGGCTCAATCTGATGGCCAGACTTACTGCTGAACTATAGCATACACAATGCATACACAGATGCATCTAGAGAGCAGCACTTGATGTCTTCTGGCTTGCATTCACCTGATACTTAGCTCACTATGCTGTCCCTGCAGCTATGCTGCTATTTGGGGGCATGggacattttgccttttttctctgctaGTGCTTGGGAACCAGATCAATTGCTATCAGTACCAAAAAACGTGCTGGAAAATAACATGTCTGCATGTGAGCCAGTCCACCTTTGACACTGCTGTGTGGACCTTGCCTTGCAATTATTTAGAATAGAGAAAAGCGTGTTGGGCCCCAAGTCCCCAGAGGACAGAGGGGTTTGGCACACTGCTACTGCTCCTAGCATAGAGCAAGGACAGGCTAACCAATGCTGGTCACGCACCAGATGCTTTACATGGGATTTCCCAACACAATAAGGAAATTCAGTGACAAGATCCAGTCTAGTTCAATCTGTTATAGACAATGTCAGCAAGAAATCTAGTTTTAATTATGAAAAGCAATTCCAGAAAGATGAAAGGCAGCAAGGCTCTGACAACGTTTCTGAAGTGGGGAATGAACTTCAAGCTTCTACATTGCAAAGCCTGCACTGGATGCAGAACTGTCCTTTCCCCAGCTCTGTCTACCAACCTCAAACTCTACTGAAAAAGCAATATAGTACTTAGTAAATAACTCAGTGTCTTTATGTTTAGGAGCACTTGGGCCATGATACACACTGCACCATCAGCTCCCTGCTCTAGAAAAGTAAGCTCAAGAGGGATTTGTAACGAGTGGCTTAAAGGCTCCTTGGTCTCAATGTCAGACTTCACTGAAGCAAAACAGATGCAAGGTTACTGGGTGGAGCAAAAGCCTTCCACTATGaggaaaagtaacattttttctcctcctgccaaGTTTCATGACCAGCCATCTCAACAGAAAACGCCTACTTGTCCTTCTCTTGACTGAGACATAAATCACCTTATAATACGAGAAAACAACTTCCTTTAAACAAGGTTTAGCTATAAGCCTGCTGCTTTGCAAAGTTGCTTTGCAAGATCATATTTGCCCAGTGGAGAGGCAATGCTTAGCCgcaaaagagaagcaaagcagcTCCAAAGCCCTGCCCCAGACAAGAGAGCAAAGAACTCCCTGTTTCTCCACTCCGTACTAAAGCAGTGCAGTTTCACTTCTTCCTCATTTAAAACAGAGCTCGTACATATCACTAACACTCACATTGACCAGAAAGGTAATAG
Encoded proteins:
- the PPP1R3C gene encoding protein phosphatase 1 regulatory subunit 3C isoform X1, yielding MHCSRMIQILDPRPLPSSIMPVDVAMRICLAHSPPLKSFLSPLEDCQRNNFVNRFKPLRPCLHVKRDSEAQKTDWNHSAARAKKRVVFADSKGLSLTAIHTFSEFQEHPGWDLQFDLMGLENITSGLKLHEEKNLILGFPRPSADYLDFRNRLQKNLVCLENCTLQEKVLSGTVKVKNVSFEKKVQVRITFDTWKTYTDIECVYMNNVYGDSENDTFSFTIDLPPAISSQEKIEFCISYQSGEHTYWDNNEGQNYKILHAEWKSDGVQIPSAKKDCIDIQTQRRGQEREPDQLGSPRLSSGLFPQWQSLGGIENSSPYW
- the PPP1R3C gene encoding protein phosphatase 1 regulatory subunit 3C isoform X2, with amino-acid sequence MIQILDPRPLPSSIMPVDVAMRICLAHSPPLKSFLSPLEDCQRNNFVNRFKPLRPCLHVKRDSEAQKTDWNHSAARAKKRVVFADSKGLSLTAIHTFSEFQEHPGWDLQFDLMGLENITSGLKLHEEKNLILGFPRPSADYLDFRNRLQKNLVCLENCTLQEKVLSGTVKVKNVSFEKKVQVRITFDTWKTYTDIECVYMNNVYGDSENDTFSFTIDLPPAISSQEKIEFCISYQSGEHTYWDNNEGQNYKILHAEWKSDGVQIPSAKKDCIDIQTQRRGQEREPDQLGSPRLSSGLFPQWQSLGGIENSSPYW